In the Leifsonia sp. 466MF genome, one interval contains:
- a CDS encoding bifunctional folylpolyglutamate synthase/dihydrofolate synthase: MTDEDDYRDRAEAVYQALLARVGEGAPERRLDATRRAVELLGDPQRAYPIIHVTGTNGKTSTSRIAESLLRAYGLRTGLLTSPHLVRFNERIVIDGEPIEDEALVRNWEDISPYLEIVDAELREAGKAPLTFFEALTALAFAAFADAPVDVAVIEVGMGGEWDSTNVGDGQVAVFTPIALDHTKALGDTVEEIARTKSGIVKPSADVVSSAQTPEADRVLRDAALLTESTFAEQPGDFDVASTRVAVGGQLVTVRGRAATYEDVFLPLYGDHQAQNAAVAVAAVETFLGRGTQPLNPALVEEGFATATSPGRLQLIGIEPSILVDAAHNPAGAAVLAEALRSYFDFDEITFVVGILGDKDARGVIRALAPVATQFFVTRPDSDRAREAEDLGELVREEVGDEATIVYSDPIDALESARDWAGEEGRRAVVVAGSIVLVGQAMAYAEEQEWKKAAT, from the coding sequence GTGACCGACGAGGACGACTACCGCGACCGCGCAGAGGCCGTCTACCAGGCGCTGCTCGCCCGGGTCGGCGAGGGAGCGCCAGAACGGAGGCTCGACGCCACCCGCCGTGCGGTTGAGCTGCTGGGCGACCCGCAGCGCGCGTACCCGATCATCCACGTCACCGGCACCAACGGGAAGACGTCCACCAGCCGCATCGCCGAGAGCCTGCTGCGCGCTTACGGCCTCCGCACCGGACTGCTCACGAGCCCCCACCTGGTGCGCTTCAACGAGCGCATCGTGATCGACGGCGAGCCGATCGAGGACGAGGCGCTCGTGCGCAACTGGGAGGACATCAGCCCGTACCTGGAGATCGTGGATGCGGAGCTGAGGGAGGCGGGCAAGGCACCGCTCACGTTCTTCGAGGCGTTGACGGCCCTGGCCTTCGCCGCGTTCGCGGATGCGCCGGTCGATGTCGCGGTGATCGAGGTCGGCATGGGCGGCGAGTGGGACTCCACCAACGTCGGGGACGGCCAGGTGGCCGTATTCACCCCGATCGCCCTCGACCACACCAAGGCGCTCGGCGACACCGTCGAGGAGATCGCGCGCACCAAGTCCGGCATCGTGAAGCCGTCGGCCGACGTCGTGTCGTCGGCGCAGACTCCCGAGGCCGACCGGGTGCTGCGGGATGCCGCGCTGCTCACCGAGTCGACCTTCGCCGAGCAGCCGGGCGACTTCGATGTCGCATCGACCCGCGTCGCCGTCGGCGGACAGCTGGTGACGGTGCGTGGACGCGCGGCGACCTACGAGGACGTCTTCCTCCCGCTGTACGGCGACCACCAGGCGCAGAACGCAGCCGTCGCCGTTGCAGCGGTGGAGACGTTCCTCGGGCGCGGGACCCAGCCGCTCAATCCCGCCCTCGTCGAAGAGGGGTTTGCCACGGCCACATCGCCCGGCCGCCTGCAGCTGATCGGCATCGAGCCGAGCATCCTCGTCGACGCCGCGCACAATCCCGCCGGCGCCGCGGTGCTGGCCGAGGCGCTTCGCAGCTACTTCGACTTCGACGAGATCACCTTCGTCGTCGGAATCCTGGGCGACAAGGATGCGCGCGGCGTCATCCGAGCGCTCGCGCCGGTCGCCACGCAGTTCTTCGTCACGCGTCCCGACTCGGACCGGGCGCGGGAGGCGGAGGACCTCGGCGAGCTGGTGCGCGAGGAGGTGGGCGACGAGGCGACCATCGTCTACTCGGACCCCATCGACGCGCTCGAGTCCGCCCGCGACTGGGCGGGCGAGGAGGGCCGCCGCGCGGTCGTCGTGGCCGGCAGCATCGTGCTGGTCGGCCAGGCCATGGCGTACGCCGAGGAGCAGGAGTGGAAGAAGGCGGCGACGTGA
- the valS gene encoding valine--tRNA ligase translates to MSENTPAARVPDKPALEGLESKWGDRWQQDGTFLFDRDAALAAGRDSVYSIDTPPPTASGSLHIGHVFSYTHTDVIARFHRMRGKKVFYPIGWDDNGLPTERRVQNYYGVRCDPSLPYEPDFQPPFEGGDNKSTKAADQKPISRRNFIELCERLTEEDEKQFEALWRTLGLSVDWSQTYRTIGRDSIRTSQLAFLRNIARGEAYQAQAPTLWDITFRTAVAQAELEDREQPSAYHRVAFHGADGPVHIETTRPELLPACVALVAHPDDERYKPLFGTTVRTPLFDVEVPVVAHHLAQPDKGSGIAMICTFGDVTDVTWWRELDLPNRAIIGFDGRILPEPPAAITSEAGKEAYAQLAGKTVFSAKQAVVELLRASGDLEGEPKPIQHPVKFFEKGDKPLEIVSTRQWYVKNGARDEELRARLIELGREIDWHPDFMRIRYENWVNGLTGDWLISRQRFFGVPIPVWYPLDAVGNPLFDEPILPTEEMLPVDPSSDTAPGFDEAQRGQAGGFVGEHDVMDTWMTSSLTPQLAGGWMRDPELFDAVFPYDLRPQGQDIIRTWLFSTLLRAKLEADVAPWRNAALSGFIVDPDRKKMSKSKGNVVTPADILERHGSDAVRYWAASSKLGTDAAFDPQNPTQIKIGRRLAIKLLNAAKFILGFDAPESLDLDRVTSPLDRSMLQNLAGVVADATAALDNYEHSRALEIVEPFFWTFCDDYLELVKERAYGEAGAEQASAVVALRVALSTFLRLFAPVLPFAAEEAWSWSEEGSVHVAPWPEAREVALDWSADREVLAIVGRALTGIRGAKTAAKASQRTPVDSAVIAGPADEIAAVESAAGDLRSVGRIADLRFASADELQVTDILLAAAPSEEER, encoded by the coding sequence ATGAGCGAGAACACGCCCGCCGCTCGCGTACCGGACAAGCCCGCACTGGAGGGTCTCGAGTCGAAGTGGGGTGACCGCTGGCAGCAGGACGGCACCTTCCTGTTCGACCGTGACGCTGCCCTCGCCGCCGGCCGCGACAGCGTGTACTCGATCGACACCCCGCCGCCGACGGCCTCCGGGTCGCTGCACATCGGCCACGTCTTCAGCTACACCCACACCGACGTGATCGCACGCTTCCACCGCATGCGCGGCAAGAAGGTGTTCTACCCGATCGGATGGGACGACAACGGCCTGCCCACCGAGCGCCGCGTGCAGAACTACTACGGCGTGCGCTGCGACCCGTCGCTCCCCTACGAGCCGGACTTCCAGCCGCCGTTCGAGGGCGGCGACAACAAGAGCACGAAGGCCGCCGACCAGAAGCCGATCTCGCGCCGCAACTTCATCGAGCTGTGCGAGCGCCTGACCGAGGAGGACGAGAAGCAGTTCGAGGCGCTCTGGCGCACCCTCGGCCTCTCCGTCGACTGGTCGCAGACCTACCGCACCATCGGGCGCGACTCGATCCGCACCTCCCAGCTGGCCTTCCTCCGCAACATCGCGCGCGGTGAGGCGTACCAGGCGCAGGCGCCGACCCTGTGGGACATCACCTTCCGCACCGCCGTCGCCCAGGCCGAGCTGGAGGACCGCGAGCAGCCGAGCGCCTACCACCGCGTCGCGTTCCACGGTGCCGACGGCCCTGTCCACATCGAGACCACTCGCCCGGAACTCCTGCCCGCCTGTGTGGCGCTGGTGGCGCATCCCGACGACGAGCGATACAAGCCGCTGTTCGGCACGACCGTCCGCACCCCGCTGTTCGACGTCGAGGTGCCGGTCGTCGCCCACCACCTGGCCCAGCCGGACAAGGGATCGGGCATCGCCATGATCTGCACCTTCGGCGATGTCACCGACGTCACCTGGTGGCGCGAGCTTGACCTCCCGAACCGGGCGATCATCGGCTTCGACGGCCGCATCCTCCCCGAGCCGCCCGCGGCGATCACGTCGGAGGCCGGCAAGGAGGCCTACGCCCAGCTGGCCGGCAAGACCGTGTTCTCGGCGAAGCAGGCGGTCGTGGAGCTGCTGCGCGCCTCCGGCGACCTCGAGGGCGAGCCCAAGCCCATCCAGCACCCGGTGAAGTTCTTCGAGAAGGGCGACAAGCCGCTCGAGATCGTCTCCACCCGCCAGTGGTACGTGAAGAACGGCGCCCGCGACGAGGAACTGCGCGCCCGGCTCATCGAGCTGGGTCGCGAGATCGACTGGCACCCCGACTTCATGCGCATCCGCTACGAGAACTGGGTCAACGGCCTCACCGGCGACTGGCTGATCTCGCGCCAGCGCTTCTTCGGCGTGCCGATCCCGGTCTGGTACCCGCTCGACGCGGTCGGCAACCCGCTGTTCGACGAGCCGATCCTCCCGACGGAGGAGATGCTGCCGGTCGACCCGTCGTCCGACACCGCGCCCGGCTTCGACGAGGCGCAGCGCGGCCAGGCCGGCGGCTTCGTCGGCGAGCACGACGTGATGGACACGTGGATGACGTCCTCCCTCACCCCGCAGCTGGCGGGCGGCTGGATGCGCGACCCGGAGCTGTTCGACGCCGTCTTCCCGTATGACCTGCGGCCCCAGGGGCAGGACATCATCCGCACCTGGCTGTTCTCGACCCTGCTGCGGGCGAAGCTGGAGGCGGACGTGGCTCCGTGGCGCAACGCCGCCCTCTCCGGCTTCATCGTCGACCCCGACCGCAAGAAGATGTCGAAATCGAAGGGCAACGTGGTGACGCCCGCCGACATCCTCGAGCGGCACGGCTCCGACGCGGTGCGGTACTGGGCGGCCTCCAGCAAGCTCGGCACCGACGCGGCGTTCGATCCGCAGAACCCGACGCAGATCAAGATCGGCCGTCGCCTGGCGATCAAGCTGCTCAACGCGGCGAAGTTCATCCTCGGCTTCGACGCGCCCGAGTCGCTCGACCTCGACCGGGTGACCAGCCCGCTCGACCGCAGCATGCTGCAGAACCTCGCCGGGGTCGTGGCGGACGCGACGGCCGCGCTCGACAACTACGAGCACTCGCGGGCGCTGGAGATCGTCGAGCCGTTCTTCTGGACATTCTGCGACGACTACCTGGAGCTCGTGAAGGAGCGCGCGTACGGCGAGGCCGGCGCAGAGCAGGCCTCCGCCGTCGTCGCCCTCCGGGTCGCGCTCTCCACGTTCCTCCGGCTGTTCGCCCCCGTGCTGCCGTTCGCGGCCGAGGAGGCATGGAGCTGGTCCGAGGAGGGCTCGGTGCACGTGGCGCCGTGGCCCGAGGCCCGGGAGGTGGCGCTCGACTGGAGCGCGGACCGCGAGGTCCTCGCCATCGTCGGACGCGCCCTGACGGGCATCCGCGGCGCCAAGACGGCCGCCAAGGCGTCTCAGCGCACGCCGGTCGACTCGGCCGTCATCGCCGGCCCGGCCGACGAGATCGCGGCCGTCGAGTCCGCCGCGGGCGACCTCCGCTCTGTGGGCAGAATCGCCGACCTGCGGTTCGCCTCCGCCGACGAGCTGCAGGTGACCGATATCCTGCTCGCCGCAGCCCCGAGCGAGGAGGAACGATGA
- a CDS encoding MFS transporter has protein sequence MTTTTSPVRSETDRPGITPGTARRVTIASFVGTALESYDFYLYAYFAAFFVGPLFFAPLGAFGGALAGFLAIAAGFVIRPIGAVVFGNLGDRIGRRPTLLITILIMGLSTGLVGLLPTYAAAGWFGAIAIVLLRLLQGFSVGGEWGGSILLATEYANPKRRGFYAALPQLGSPVGSILSAVVFIVLTLTMSTADIAAWGWRIPFLTAFPLLLVSLYLRWSIDETPVFRKLLETGTRDRFPVIDVFRKAPSGFFIGIGAAVLGIGSYSLMNTYMVDYGTSVLGFKYQDLLVATTIGGLLQLVTIPLFGLWATRIGSAKVVAIGAVGTLIVAFPMYFLLQSASFAILVGSMIIGGILPTLSWAGLGGLMSDLFPSEVRYSGLSVAYSLAALLTSFVPALTLIFGKATGNAWWHPGIVLAVMSAITLVAALLAARRKPIIDEV, from the coding sequence GTGACAACCACCACCAGCCCCGTCCGCAGCGAGACCGACCGCCCGGGCATCACCCCCGGCACCGCACGCCGCGTCACCATCGCCTCGTTCGTCGGCACGGCGCTCGAGTCGTACGACTTCTACCTCTACGCGTACTTCGCGGCCTTCTTCGTCGGCCCTCTGTTCTTCGCGCCCCTCGGTGCCTTCGGCGGAGCGCTGGCCGGGTTCCTCGCCATCGCCGCCGGCTTCGTCATCCGCCCGATCGGCGCTGTCGTGTTCGGCAACCTGGGCGACCGGATCGGACGCCGCCCGACCCTGCTCATCACCATCCTCATCATGGGATTGAGCACCGGCCTCGTCGGACTGCTCCCGACCTACGCGGCGGCCGGATGGTTCGGAGCGATCGCGATCGTGCTGCTGCGTCTGCTGCAGGGCTTCTCGGTCGGCGGCGAGTGGGGCGGCTCCATCCTGCTGGCCACCGAGTACGCCAACCCGAAGCGGCGCGGCTTCTACGCGGCTCTCCCCCAGCTGGGCTCGCCGGTCGGCTCCATCCTGAGCGCGGTGGTGTTCATCGTCCTCACCCTCACCATGTCAACCGCGGACATCGCGGCCTGGGGATGGCGCATCCCCTTCCTGACGGCGTTCCCGCTGCTGCTCGTCTCGCTCTACCTGCGGTGGTCGATCGACGAGACGCCCGTGTTCCGCAAGCTGCTCGAGACGGGAACGCGCGACCGCTTCCCGGTGATCGACGTGTTCCGCAAGGCGCCTTCGGGCTTCTTCATCGGGATCGGCGCCGCCGTGCTCGGCATCGGCTCCTACTCGCTGATGAACACCTACATGGTCGACTACGGCACGTCGGTGCTGGGCTTCAAGTACCAGGATCTGCTGGTCGCCACGACCATCGGCGGTCTGCTGCAGCTGGTCACCATCCCGCTCTTCGGCCTCTGGGCGACGCGGATCGGTTCGGCGAAGGTCGTCGCCATCGGTGCGGTCGGAACCCTGATCGTCGCCTTCCCGATGTATTTCCTGCTGCAGTCCGCGTCGTTCGCGATCCTCGTGGGCAGCATGATCATCGGCGGCATTCTGCCCACCCTGTCGTGGGCGGGGCTCGGCGGGCTGATGTCGGACCTCTTCCCGAGCGAGGTGCGCTACAGCGGACTCTCGGTCGCCTACAGCCTCGCGGCGCTGCTCACGTCGTTCGTCCCGGCGCTCACCCTGATCTTCGGCAAGGCCACCGGCAACGCCTGGTGGCACCCGGGCATCGTGCTCGCGGTGATGTCGGCGATCACCCTGGTCGCGGCCCTGCTCGCCGCGCGCCGGAAGCCGATCATCGACGAGGTCTGA
- a CDS encoding GNAT family N-acetyltransferase has protein sequence MTATVRRVRDNEFFTWLDLYAGYGDFYERPVTDEKALLVWSWISDPDNELEAYFAVDEEDTPIGLAHVREFVRPLDGSKGLYLDDLFVSPDARGAGAGSALLEALRESAKERGLSVVRWITAKDNETARRLYDRFAEKTKWVTYDLVP, from the coding sequence ATGACGGCGACGGTCCGGCGCGTACGAGACAACGAGTTCTTCACCTGGCTCGACCTGTACGCAGGCTACGGCGACTTCTACGAGCGACCGGTCACCGACGAGAAGGCTCTGCTCGTGTGGAGCTGGATCTCGGACCCGGACAACGAGCTGGAGGCGTACTTCGCCGTCGACGAGGAGGACACGCCGATCGGCCTGGCGCACGTGCGCGAGTTCGTCCGCCCCCTCGACGGCAGCAAGGGCCTGTACCTCGACGACCTGTTCGTGAGCCCCGACGCGCGCGGTGCCGGAGCCGGCTCCGCCCTGCTGGAGGCCCTGCGCGAGAGCGCCAAGGAGCGCGGTCTGTCGGTCGTCCGCTGGATCACGGCGAAGGACAACGAGACCGCTCGGCGCCTCTACGACAGGTTCGCTGAGAAGACCAAGTGGGTCACCTACGATCTCGTCCCCTGA
- the ileS gene encoding isoleucine--tRNA ligase, with translation MPYPKSAPDSPHDGEQRPDVTPSPVFPEIETDVLKFWDKDGTFRASIDNRADAEEWVFYDGPPFANGLPHYGHLLTGYAKDVFPRFQTMRGKKVERRFGWDTHGLPAELEAERQLGITDKSQIEEMGLAAFNQAAKDSVLRYTREWREYVTRQARWVDFDNDYKTLDTTYMESVIWAFKQLHEKGLAYEGYRVLPYCWRDQTPLSNHELRMDDDVYKMRQDQTVTVTFPLVGEKAEVLGLTGVRALAWTTTPWTLPTNFALAVGPDIEYAVLPSGPHGAADSNGGPDQEVLSGRYMLAKDLVGNYAKDLGYESPADAVAAITGMLRGSELADVEYDRLWDYYADTEKWGTQNAWRILVDDYVTVEDGTGIVHQAPAYGEDDQRVTEKAGIPVIISVDDGGRFLPDVSDVVGLQVFDANKPLTRLLKERGRLLRQASYEHSYPHCWRCRNPLIYKAVSSWFVRVTDFRDRMGELNQQITWVPENVKDGQFGKWLAGARDWSVSRNRYFGSPIPVWKSDDPAYPRVDVYGSLEELERDFGRLPLNAAGEPDLHRPFIDELTRPNPDDPTGRSTMRRIPDVLDVWFDSGSMPFAQVHYPFENRDWFDSHNPADFIVEYIGQTRGWFYLLHTLATALFDRPAFKNVISHGIVLGSDGQKMSKSLRNYPDVNEVFDRDGSDAMRWFLMSSPVLRGGNLLVTEEGIREGVRQVLLPLWNTWYFFSLYANASGYEAKRSTASTDVLDRYLLAKTRDLVEAVTADLEALDSTLAAAKLRDFADVLTNWYVRRSRDRFWEGVSEDGSGTEAFDTLYTVLETVTRVAAPLLPLVSERIWKDLTGGRSVHLADWPEAAEFPADDALVDAMDRIRAISSTALSLRKQAGKRVRLPLASLTVVAHDAAALARFEGILRDELNVKAVELVELQDDSAAHYGITSKLTVNARAAGPRLGKQVQQVIQAARAGDWSETDGVVTVGGVELVEGEYDLVLETASDGDGTSALALLAGGGFVLLDTETTPELEAEGLARDIIRAVQDTRKAAGLDVSDRIRLALAFEHEDDARALDLAGDVDIATETLALAVQVSAAGASTPEQPAYEQQFGAGQFANAGAFTVGVTKLNEEES, from the coding sequence ATGCCGTACCCCAAGTCCGCGCCGGACTCGCCGCACGACGGCGAGCAGCGCCCCGACGTCACGCCGAGTCCCGTCTTCCCGGAGATCGAGACCGACGTCCTGAAGTTCTGGGACAAGGACGGGACCTTCCGCGCCTCCATCGACAACCGCGCCGACGCCGAGGAGTGGGTCTTCTACGACGGCCCGCCGTTCGCCAACGGCCTCCCGCACTACGGCCACCTGCTCACCGGGTACGCGAAGGACGTCTTCCCGCGCTTCCAGACGATGCGCGGCAAGAAGGTGGAGCGCCGCTTCGGCTGGGACACCCACGGTCTGCCCGCGGAGCTGGAGGCGGAGCGGCAGCTGGGCATCACCGACAAGAGCCAGATCGAGGAGATGGGTCTCGCCGCGTTCAACCAGGCGGCGAAGGACTCGGTGCTGCGGTACACCCGCGAATGGCGCGAGTACGTTACCCGCCAGGCACGCTGGGTCGACTTCGACAACGACTACAAGACACTCGACACCACGTACATGGAGTCGGTGATCTGGGCGTTCAAGCAGCTCCACGAGAAGGGCCTCGCCTACGAGGGCTACCGTGTGCTGCCGTACTGCTGGCGCGACCAGACCCCGCTGTCGAACCATGAGCTGCGGATGGACGACGACGTCTACAAGATGCGTCAGGACCAGACCGTGACGGTCACGTTCCCGCTGGTCGGCGAGAAGGCCGAAGTGCTCGGGCTCACCGGCGTGCGCGCTCTCGCGTGGACGACGACCCCGTGGACACTGCCCACCAACTTCGCGCTCGCGGTCGGCCCCGACATCGAGTACGCCGTGCTGCCGTCCGGCCCCCATGGCGCCGCCGACTCGAATGGCGGTCCGGACCAGGAAGTCCTGAGCGGCCGTTACATGCTGGCGAAGGACCTCGTCGGCAACTACGCCAAGGACCTCGGCTACGAGTCGCCTGCCGACGCGGTGGCGGCGATCACCGGGATGCTGCGCGGTTCCGAGCTCGCCGACGTCGAGTACGACCGGCTCTGGGACTACTACGCCGACACCGAGAAGTGGGGCACGCAGAACGCGTGGCGCATCCTCGTCGACGACTACGTCACGGTCGAGGACGGCACCGGCATCGTGCACCAGGCGCCCGCCTACGGCGAGGACGACCAGCGTGTGACCGAGAAGGCCGGCATCCCGGTCATCATCTCGGTGGACGACGGTGGACGCTTCCTCCCGGACGTGTCCGACGTCGTCGGTCTGCAGGTGTTCGACGCGAACAAGCCGCTGACCCGCCTGCTCAAGGAGCGGGGCCGGCTGCTGCGCCAGGCGAGCTACGAGCACTCGTACCCGCACTGCTGGCGCTGCCGTAACCCGCTCATCTACAAGGCGGTGTCGAGCTGGTTCGTCCGCGTCACCGACTTCCGCGACCGGATGGGCGAGCTCAACCAGCAGATCACCTGGGTGCCCGAGAACGTCAAGGACGGCCAGTTCGGCAAGTGGCTCGCCGGCGCCCGCGACTGGTCGGTGTCGCGCAACCGCTACTTCGGATCGCCCATCCCGGTCTGGAAGAGCGACGACCCGGCCTACCCGCGGGTCGACGTCTACGGGTCGCTCGAGGAGCTGGAACGTGACTTCGGCCGCCTTCCCCTGAATGCTGCGGGCGAGCCGGATCTGCACCGCCCGTTCATCGACGAGCTCACGCGCCCGAACCCGGACGACCCGACCGGCCGATCCACGATGCGCCGCATCCCGGACGTGCTGGACGTGTGGTTCGACTCCGGGTCGATGCCGTTCGCGCAGGTGCACTACCCGTTCGAGAACCGCGACTGGTTCGACAGCCACAACCCGGCCGACTTCATCGTCGAGTACATCGGGCAGACGCGCGGCTGGTTCTACCTGCTGCACACGCTCGCGACGGCCCTGTTCGACCGCCCGGCCTTCAAGAACGTCATCAGCCACGGCATCGTGCTCGGGAGCGACGGACAGAAGATGTCGAAGTCGCTCCGCAACTATCCGGACGTCAACGAGGTCTTCGACCGCGACGGCTCCGACGCGATGCGCTGGTTCCTGATGTCGAGCCCCGTGCTGCGCGGGGGCAACCTGCTGGTCACCGAGGAGGGCATCCGCGAGGGCGTCCGCCAGGTGCTGCTGCCGCTGTGGAACACCTGGTACTTCTTCTCGCTGTACGCCAACGCGTCCGGATACGAGGCGAAGCGCTCCACCGCGTCCACCGACGTGCTCGACCGCTACCTGCTCGCCAAGACGCGCGACCTGGTGGAGGCCGTGACCGCCGACCTGGAGGCCCTGGACTCGACCCTCGCCGCCGCCAAGCTGCGCGACTTCGCCGACGTGCTCACCAACTGGTACGTGCGCCGCTCACGCGACCGGTTCTGGGAGGGCGTCAGCGAGGACGGCAGCGGTACCGAGGCCTTCGACACGCTTTACACCGTGCTCGAGACCGTGACCCGCGTCGCCGCGCCCCTCCTGCCGCTCGTCAGCGAGCGCATCTGGAAGGACCTCACCGGCGGCCGCAGCGTCCACCTCGCCGACTGGCCGGAGGCCGCCGAGTTCCCGGCGGACGACGCCCTGGTGGATGCGATGGACCGCATCCGTGCCATCAGCTCCACCGCGCTGTCGCTGCGAAAGCAGGCCGGCAAGCGCGTCCGGCTGCCGCTCGCCTCGCTCACCGTCGTGGCGCATGACGCCGCCGCGCTGGCCCGGTTCGAGGGCATCCTGCGCGACGAGCTCAACGTGAAAGCGGTCGAGCTGGTCGAGCTGCAGGACGACAGCGCTGCGCACTACGGCATCACGAGCAAGCTGACCGTGAACGCCCGCGCGGCAGGTCCACGACTCGGCAAGCAGGTGCAGCAGGTCATCCAGGCCGCCCGGGCCGGCGACTGGTCGGAGACCGACGGTGTCGTCACCGTCGGCGGGGTCGAACTAGTCGAGGGGGAGTACGACCTGGTGCTCGAGACCGCGTCGGACGGCGACGGGACCTCGGCCCTGGCGCTGCTCGCCGGCGGCGGCTTCGTCCTGCTCGACACCGAGACCACCCCGGAGCTCGAGGCGGAGGGACTCGCGCGCGACATCATCCGCGCCGTGCAGGACACCCGCAAGGCGGCCGGACTCGACGTCAGCGACCGCATCCGGCTCGCGCTGGCGTTCGAGCACGAGGACGACGCGCGCGCGCTCGACCTCGCGGGAGACGTCGACATCGCGACCGAGACGCTGGCTCTGGCGGTGCAGGTGTCGGCCGCGGGAGCATCGACACCGGAGCAGCCCGCGTACGAGCAGCAGTTCGGCGCCGGGCAGTTCGCCAACGCCGGGGCGTTCACCGTCGGCGTCACCAAGCTGAACGAGGAGGAGTCGTGA
- a CDS encoding GNAT family N-acetyltransferase, with protein sequence MVGGRTGLATGRETRTEESMSIEVRPVKDGDFFAWLDVYAKYAEFYDTQLTDQKALVLWSWLTADDHEEDGYVAVDGDRIVGLAHMREFARPLEGDRGLFLDDLFVVEEERGKGVGGALIQKARSLAEERGLGVVQWITAQDNSTAQKLYDQVASRTSWVTYEIDLASARVEAGRA encoded by the coding sequence ATGGTCGGAGGACGCACCGGTCTCGCGACCGGGCGCGAAACGCGAACGGAGGAATCCATGTCGATCGAGGTTCGACCGGTCAAGGACGGCGATTTCTTCGCCTGGCTCGATGTGTACGCCAAGTACGCCGAGTTCTACGACACCCAGCTGACGGACCAGAAGGCCCTGGTCCTGTGGTCGTGGCTCACCGCCGACGACCACGAGGAGGACGGCTACGTCGCCGTCGACGGCGACCGCATCGTCGGGCTCGCCCACATGCGCGAGTTCGCCCGCCCGCTCGAAGGAGACCGCGGCCTGTTCCTGGACGACCTGTTCGTCGTCGAAGAGGAGCGCGGCAAGGGGGTCGGCGGCGCACTCATCCAGAAGGCCCGTTCCCTCGCCGAGGAGCGCGGGCTCGGTGTCGTGCAGTGGATCACCGCGCAGGACAACTCGACCGCACAGAAGCTCTACGACCAGGTCGCGAGCCGGACGTCCTGGGTGACGTACGAGATCGACCTGGCGTCCGCCCGCGTCGAGGCGGGACGCGCCTGA
- a CDS encoding TetR/AcrR family transcriptional regulator, producing the protein MALPHSPRSSGSGRPRSSSREMLAEAAAELFLEQTYTGTTVDDIARRAGVSRATFFNYFGSKSDLLWLEVDEALAAFDTTLASVSSELAPMDAVLDAVTRLADGFGPGRLPLAVTQVELMGTDAELQASALPRFLALVRSLQAFIASRAALGADALLPRAAATAVVGAAVSAATAWARAGVRRGALTPLVRTAVAPVCRGYASAL; encoded by the coding sequence ATGGCGCTGCCGCATTCCCCGCGCTCGTCCGGCTCCGGTCGGCCGCGCTCCTCGTCCCGCGAAATGCTGGCCGAGGCGGCCGCCGAGCTCTTCCTCGAGCAGACGTACACCGGCACCACGGTCGACGACATCGCGCGACGCGCGGGCGTCAGCCGGGCCACCTTCTTCAACTACTTCGGCTCCAAGAGCGACCTGCTGTGGCTGGAGGTGGATGAGGCGCTCGCCGCATTCGACACGACGCTCGCGTCCGTCTCGTCCGAGCTGGCGCCGATGGATGCGGTGCTGGACGCGGTCACGCGCCTCGCCGACGGTTTCGGCCCCGGGCGGCTGCCGCTCGCGGTGACCCAGGTGGAGCTGATGGGAACGGACGCGGAACTGCAGGCCTCCGCGCTCCCGCGGTTCCTCGCGCTCGTCCGCAGCCTCCAGGCGTTCATCGCTTCCCGCGCGGCGCTCGGCGCCGACGCGCTCCTCCCGCGTGCCGCCGCCACCGCGGTCGTCGGAGCCGCCGTCTCGGCGGCAACCGCGTGGGCGCGTGCCGGCGTCCGCCGCGGCGCCCTCACCCCGCTCGTCCGGACGGCCGTCGCACCGGTCTGCCGCGGCTACGCCTCCGCCCTCTGA